cgtggatggctgttcatcataggaatgggatccacacaaggttcctgctgcttaacagaaggttttccttgccgccatgatgaattcatgttgggtgtgggatacatatgtatgtgtatatacgtatatatgcatatgtgtgtatccataaaatgaagagtccgtccttaagactgctctactgtaaagtgccttgagataccattggttatgatttggcgctatacaaataaagattgattgattgattgattgataaaggGCATGACTCAATGCAAGATGACAAACAAGTGTTATTCATTCCTTTTTATCCTAGTGGAGTTCCAACAATGTCGTAGCAAAGAGTAAAAATGTAGATATTTAATGCATCAGAACACATATAAACAGAGGAaggagtactgatgtatcctactcaagcaCTGTGACTTGATTgaacttgtactcaagtacaagtacaagtaagtcatacaaaaaattttcaagtacaagtaaaaagtatctcaattaaatagtactcaaagtaaaagttactagttactttcaccctccacgtttatttttggtaataaatcttgccacgattcccttgtatacagtaaacatctcatgtacgaacttaaaaataaagagacaaaatcttgcacaattggaacttaatttatttaccacaaaggcatttgtataaACTAAgtggtttgtcaaaatgtacaatttttatttaaataaaaccacaccaatgaattcaattatatatatatatatatatatatatatatatatatatatatatatatatatatatataactttatgaactctaaaactgagaaaataactggcatCCAATGCTGCTTTGGCGCggtgcattatgtttgatttggtTGGTTGGCCatgatgtaatgcatttgattgttgtcacaatgtccattgatcattttagaaCAAAACATTAGAATTTACACAGTAACGGTTAGGTGCAGAAATTTAATAAATTACTAtactcattttaaaacatacttaggCACAAGTAAaattttgacctcagtgtgagggggcgctagctcaccatctatatctatttcactgcacagctcttcTCCGGTGCGTGCCAGAGCCAATGTCAGTGGTGACctagccagagccaatcactcgCTGAAGACCTAAAGTAGCATCAGACTTACGCGCAGGCACACGAgtgagaggaagatagtttaaggcTTTTGAGCGcatgtggatttttcttttaaggaaacatactttttgactgttccttatttggttattacgtttcaaaacgtttattttcatgtttgtttgaccgttttctgtttagaccggacggacaggacccggaagttattggcgggcaatgGCCACGGGTGTGTTGAAAGTGAACAGCAAACTTCTCAGCGGATACGGCAttataaatgttgatattttcaccacgtgctatATAACCAAATGCGCACCTCGGATGAGCgtgctgaacgcacacagagctgtttagagagagagttgcaacaacGAAAGAGTTCCCAGAAGTTTCAAATAGTTCCCGCGGGTCCGATTAATTTTTTCTCTACACACGCGTTTCAACAACCTGCGATGGAGTATGTGCTTCTCAAagcacgccctcaccacacataaggtattcataattaaaaaaaaatatactaaatgagtaaaataaaactaaaaaactaaacaatatttatacgaaaaagtacacaaaattacaacagaaaggcacaaaaatatgcaaaatggctctaaaaacacaaaatgactccaaaaaacatatattacagaaaaatacaccaaacgacaacaaaaatatgaaaatgactcaaaatacacaaaactaaatatttgtacaaaaaatgcacaaaatgacaacagaaatgcacaaaactgcaCTAAAAAAAGAATcccactacaatggcaacaaaaaacaataattctacaaaaaaatgcacaaaaagacaacagaaagatacaaaaatacacataatgactccgaaaaacatacattacagaaaaatacaccaaacaaaaaaatataaaaattagtataaaaaacaaacatttatcatcccatagaattaaaccaggtaaaTCACAAATGCTactttactttgcacccgcaaatatacacctttataacactagtgtgtacacctctttgtacatcgaacctttaaacacatactcatttggccataattgacaactctacttaagctcccacataaATATGTACTTCccacgggcactgtactagtaaaaacagtaatatttgcTTCAAGTCAGTACTTCATTTTAGTTCTGAAAGATTTCACTCTTGGTGCTCAGATATTCTCCTGAGTCCCcaaaaaagctatttttgatAATGGtatataaagtttaaaaaaagaagtaactCTGTCCAAATGTATAGAAATAAATTAAGAAATTCTTAGAAATATAAACTCATCAGAAAGCCCCTGGTAGTTCCTGCCTGCAAAAAGGAGTCACATTTTAGTGtttcatctttaaatgtttcatttggGTCAAAGCTTGTTTGAACATTTCGGAGACAGTGTGCTAATTAAACTTAAACCCAAGGGAGCGGATCTATTTGGGGTGTAGCTGTGCTGATATTTGTTCTAAAGTGAAGATAAAAAAATTCTCTGTCTAAATGTAGAACTCTGGTATTTGGACTGCAAGTGAATGCTGCAGATTTTGAAGTCTCAGAATCAACGGGTTAAATATAACACTAATCCGATCTGATCTTATCAAGAAACTCAGAGTGGCATCTCCGTGCACACATTATTTGACATTGCCATGGGATGTTCAAACACAAATAAGGATGTGAAGATGAGACCTGTGGGTATATTTGTGCTTTGTTTTCAGGCCTCGGCTTCATGTCATTCCTTCTTTACTTTACTAATTAAGATATATAGGCATGAGCTAGCCACGATTTTTCTTTTACTGGTGAAAGCCTTTGAAAAATGTCTGTGTTTAATCTGTGACACTGTCATTGGTTAAATACATGATTTCAGTTTCCTGGTTGACTAAGTTTCTGCTTATGGATGAAATGGTTAATGAGAAGCTCGCTCACCATTGGTTGGTTTACCATTGATCCATAAGCTCATTGAAGGTTTTAATTGACCATTTGTAGATGGTGAGGCATTGGGGAACAATCTTAAACCTAACTGTGTGAGTGTTTTTAAGCTTTTGCTTAAGTTTGagacaatacttttttttttgttttatcagataaatagTGTGTACATAATGCAGCCCTCTTAGATCAACaaattgaagatcatttgcttgaaaaaaagatgtgaaataCTGAAAAGTTGGTTGTGATCTCCATTGTAAACACTCTCTCAtgtgttcaaaattgcatactaacatactactcatactgagTCTGATgccaaaatgagtatgtagtatGTAAAATTGAGAACGTGAGAAATACctagatgtatactatatcgaaacatttttaaagtatgcacggtgggcacactagtcatactcagccgccccatgatgcattgcaagcggaacgtgaaattgtgttgtttcatccacatttttttttagtgtcgAGGCAgatatggtaacaggtggccaaaaatagtccaaaagtaacaaaaatgtggcaagaaaagagtgaaaagtgactaaaatgggacaaaagatGTCAGGAGTGGACAAAAAAATGGGCCAATAAAGAAGAACCAGGcagtatgtaatggcaaagggtaactTGAatcagcaaaatgtggcaaacaatagtgataaAGGGGCAAAAAGGTGTtacaaaaaaagccaaaatgatagaaaaaataaacaagtgtaATTTAAGCttgtttggatgaaaagtgtccaaagattttttaagaaaagacaaaaaagtgataaaagtgtcaaaaagaacttggaaAATGGACAAGAAGTaagaaaaaagtctgaaaaaagttataaaactttttgaaaagtggCATCCTTTGTCCAGAATCCTTTGGACAAAGGATGTTGCataatggccaaaggaaataacAGCTTTTACGTGGTGTCATTGATAATGTAGTTGGCTGGTCTGGACAAAAAAAGCCAGAGCGGAATTTTTGTTCCACATCTGTCAGACCAGTATCCGAAGGAATTAtatgaatgtatttaaaagatacacaaaaactgATGTGTCTTCCCTCATACTAGACTTGTTGGTTAAGTAAAGGTCATGTGTCTCTATCGCCCACAGCCTCTCCCAGCAGTACATTTACCCCCAGACATTCCTCCAGCCCAGCCTGCTGCTGCAGTCTCATCTCAGCCCCGCCACAGCAACACTCGCCTCCCCTTATCTGGACTACAGCTCTGCCTACAGCCCCTACGCCCCAACGGGACTGGAACAGCACCCCTACACCTCGTCACCATCACCTTCCACCAGCTACCTCAGCTACAACTTCTCCCCCAGCACGCCAACATCTGCCCTCACTGCATCCCCAGCTCCAGCCACCACCGTTCACCCTCCTCTGGCTGCACTTGCCCCGCAGGCCTTCCTCCACTATCCTCTGCACCAGCCTGACCGCATGCAGTGATGATGGGAAAAAGTATGACTGTtaacctgtgacatcatcagaaTGAGACTGAGACAGAGTGTGATAGAATCATAAGGGCTTTTCGGGACCACtcttatttcttgttttttttatatatatatagatattattattattgttattattattattactaatattattattgttatagtAAATTAAAATGTCACTCTGTTATTGACAGCAAACACTGTGAATGTCCCTCATAAATTGCCAGAGAAATTATGTCAATGTTATAATCTCCTGGATGTTACGCAACAAACATCTGCCTAATTCACAGGAAGAAACATTGACAAATATTTCTATTCAACTAATTATTGTGAATTTGtgacagtttttcttttttttttttttttaagccacaGAGCTTGATGCTGGAATTTTAAGCCAGTTCAGAAACTGAGTTCCAATAACATCCTTCTCAATGATAACCTGCCCATGGCCTTAGAGATCTGTGTGTACATGTTACACTTTGTAATTTTCATTAGTTTCAAATGTCAAAtagattgaataaaaaaaaagttctttgtGTTAATATTCGAGGGTTTGTTGCTCCCTGCTGGTTGCACATgtgcaaaaaacacaacaggCCCCCATGATGTCTGTGGATAACATTAATCAACTGGCGTCAGTGTTTAAAATAGCCTATTCAAGGGTTggttaaatgagagaaaacatcATACACTTAAAACAGGACCTTATCACAATTAGCATTAATGAATTATTATGTAAACTgtatttaaaacttttaaatgagtaaaacaagaagaaactGATATAACATCTAAAAACCTTATGAAAGTGAAGcctttttaaattgttgtttgAACCGTGAaagtgagggggaaaaaaagggttttgtgAATCCAAGCATCAGCCTGCATAGTTACTCATGACTCACTGACATTTGTGTATGCCACAGACGACACTGCAGTAGTTCACACTGATCAACTAGAAAAATGTTATAGGAGCTGGAGGAGCACACTGTCACAGAGAAACTTCATATCTAATATACGTACATAGTTACATTTGttaaacctttttctttttaaatttagcATAACTATCAAATTTAACAATCATATTATCAGATGTAGTTGTAGTGTGTTAgtaaatttaaaatgataataataatttactcacacTTTGCAAGTTTTAGATATTGATTCAACtacaaaacaactttttaatgtgatgtatttgatCATTGTTCTGATTTTTTACATGGGCACAAGTCCTGAGAATGGCATCCATTTTTGGAccattcaggtttttgtttgtttttttttccttttcatatCGAAACAAAGAAATGTCATACAAGAGTTATAAAAAATTATACCACTTAGTttcacatattgttttttttaaaaaaaaaaaaaaacgaccaGTAATGATAGTATATGTCCACTTTATTCAATTACCTCATCTCATAAAAATTTTTAggtaattttttgttaaatgttgaccACAATAGCCTAAGGGCTCAGTCATGTGCTGGGCACAATGACCTCACCTCCCAGGGTGAAACATGGTCCTCTGACAGTTCAAGTAAATCAACAAGGTGAAAAATAGGTGAAAATAGGCTGTTCCAGTCCTTCCGCAATGATTTTTCCAACCTCACCAGTAACCTTGACTGGGCAGTTGATGGGAGAATAACCTTGCATCAGctcatttgcaatttttaacaataattccATGTCTGAATCGTCAAGGTTCAACTCCAAGGTTTCTCCTGGCGTCAGAACCTGGGTGGATTCCTCCAATCCAGACGGGATCAAACACTGTGTTGACTGATATAAACCAGTGTGAGAAAACGACTCAGTGGAATACTCAAGGTGCTGTCGGTGTGAATCAGGCAAATGCTGCCCAGACTGATCCTGAACAGCAGGTTGATCTGATGAGCAGGTAGTATTACTGCCTTCACCACCATGCTGATTTTGGTCTGGAAACTGTTGAGTCTTCTGGTTGGCCACAGCATTGACCctgtttttgacttgttttctTGTCATCTTGTGAAGAAGTTCAGGGTGGTCTATTTTGAAGTTGGGGTTCTGGAAGTATTTATATCCCGCCATAACAGTTTTGGACCGAAACGTCTTGAAGCCATAGAGGTTGAGCTGGCGGTGGAAGGATTTGAAGTTTTTGTCTGAGATCTCACTTCCTTGGGACAGGACCTTCTTTAAGATGCATTGGTTAAGGATGACTATCTCACCCCTGCTGTCCCAGAAAATAGCATTGTTGGCCGGGTCATTCACCAGATTCAACAATTTGGCTGGGAACTTGTTTGCATTGATGATGTCTTGGGAAAGACTGTTAAGGAGCAGATGAGTCCCTATTCCTTACACTGTTCATGTTGAACCTTCTGTTCTCTTTAAATTCTCTATTTTCATTTCTCTATTTATCTTGCAGTGTTGGCTTCAAGAAGTTGTGTAGCTCTGagagtttttttcattaaacatgAAAGGCAAAGATAccattcaaaaacctcttctcctctcagctATCTCGGGCTTGGTTCTGACCAATTTAACTGTCTGCAgaggagattttttttctttccagccGACGGACACTGGCAGGACTACCGCCTGCTTAAGACCACACCAGGTCGAGAACGTAGGTATAACAGCTCTAACCTTGCTCTGCTCGATGACTAGGTACGCTGCTGCTAGGGGGCTCTACCACTGTGTGGATGAGCCTTCTCGAGCGGTGAGAGCAGTCTCCGGCAGAGGGCGCCGTCATGCCAATCTCGTGCTCTTCGGCTGTACTGAGGCCACTGTACTGTGGATGACGCCTCTCACAGTGAGGAGACCGGAGCGCTTGACCTCTCTTTCCTTGAGGATAGACAGGTGGAGAGCGCTTGCGGCTCCACCCTGGGTGTTACGGACGATATTGAAGGGATACAGGATGCAGTTTGCATCTGTTTCCCCACAATTCACCAACATAATACACTCAGGCCCGAGGAGATCGGGCCCGTGTGTTACAAGAAGGGATTGCCTCTCTGTTACACAGGTGTCCAATCTTAGTGTTCCTTCCAGCTCGGTCCTGGGAAGGGTTCAATTCCAGGTACTTTCTGGTCCCCAAATAAGGGGGGACCGGTCCTATCCTGCATTTACGGGTCCTGAACAGGGGCCTCAGGAAATACACTTTCAGGATGCTCACACATTGCTCCCTCTGGTGTGACAGAGCAACTGGTTCACATCTGTCGACCTCAAGGATGTGTATTTCCACGTTCTAATACATCCTCCTCACAGAACATACCTACGGTTTTCTTTCCGGGGAATATGCTACGAATACCGCATACTCCCGTTCGGCCTCTCTTTGCGCCCGAGGGTGTTTGTGCGCTGCATGGATGCGGCGATTGCCCCGCTGAGGAGGCGGGGCATTTGCTTGGCCACATAACTGGAGGATTGGCTGCTTCTGGCCAGGGCGCATACACGTATTGTGCTGCATCACCTGTCCGATCTTGGATTTAtcgtaaatacagaaaataggAAATAGTCTTTCAGCGGAGTGAGTGAGGTTTATCAGGGCGTGTCTAACGCTGCTTGGTTTATGTTGTATCTTTGGTTACTTGGGTTGATGGCTTCGGCCATCCTCGTGATCCGTCTTGGTTGCCTGCATATGATAGATTTCCAGCTGTGGGTGGCTTCACATGGGCTCAATCCTGTGCGTCATGGCGCACGGAGAGTTTTGGTTATGCCAGAATGCAGCGCAGCACTGGCGAGCAACCGGCTTCCTGACGGAGGGGGTGCCTATGGGCACTGTCACGGGCCAGGAAGGTGGTCTCCATGAACGCCACTCTGTCAGGCTGAGGTGGCATCCACGAGGGCAGGTCTGTGTGCGGCCGCTGGAATGCGGTCCTCCAGCAAGCTCACACAACTTGGAACTGTCAGCAGTGTTCCGCTCGCtgatccacttcctcctgtctctcaggggacatcatgtcctggtgaggatGGACAACACCACGACTGTGGCGTACATCAACTGCCAGGGCAGTTTACGCTTTTTTACTGGCACGCAGACTGATGTTTGTACTGCTGGACGGATCCGCCTTGTGCGTGGTAcctgaaatttctaaaaaagaaattataatagatttttttaaattaattttctttctttttttaattaaaacaaatcacaatcttaaacaactgcagTTCTAAACTTTCACTGTgtctataattgtttttaaattgttttcgaagcaaaatgttgttgtcggACAAAGGGAATActtgagtcaaaaaagtttgggaaccaccgATTTAGCTTATCTGTGAAATGTAAGAGCTAAAGAGCTAAAGTTGTTGATATACTGTGTTTATACAAAGAGATGCTTTCCTTCATGGTTTCAACCGTTATGTACTCTTTTGCTGTCTTCTGGCCAAAACCTTAATTGACGCTTACACTTGTCCCACTAAATctataaaatgtgaaattaatagaAGCAAAAATGAGTCAATGCTTGCATCAAGTTTTTAtatgtattatcattattattattattatttatttttttttttaaacaattgaaaccATGTTTTTCCAGCAAGAATCAAATAATAAAAGGAGACTTATCTGCCCACAATTCAAGTCTGGGATGCAACATTTGCTTTGGATTGGGCTGGTTCAGAACAAAAagacatattttttaatgtaaaaattaatatcatagtaaATAGCATAGTGAGGGGTGGAGAGATCGTGTCTTAGAAATCGGTGacaaaaaatgaacacaatttTTGACACTTAACAAGAGAGTGGTataatgaaagtttaaaactaaaaaaaaaaaagggacagtATCTGCAATTGTgatcacacaaatacacacacataaacatacTCAGCGCACACGCTCACTCTCACCCAGACACGAACATCGAGATAAATTGTAGTGATTGAAAATAATCGAGTCCTGGTAAGTTCTAATGGTATCATAAATCCACACCTTCTGTTAGTGCAGAAGAAAAATCTCCGATATTGTCCGTAGCACCCAGGGAGGGGCTGCTTAGCGCGGTCCACCTCTCGCGCCTGAGGGAGGAGATGGACACGCTGCAGCCCATCCACCATGAAAAGCTCCATCCGTGATACTGTGGTACCATCTCTTGTGCCAGTGCCATTCCCCCCACCAGGGGGGACTTGCCGCACCCAACCCAGGAGGGCCAGTGCCTCCCACCGAGGGGGAACAGTGGGTGCAATCACCATGCTATTTATTGTGGCAGAttcttctttgtttatttttatttgtttatttggactTCGACCTGGGTGCGTCAACGgtgcacattttatttgtttttgttaaactttttttttttaatgtgtatttaaccaggaaagtctcattCAGATAAATAATCTCTTTTTAAAAAGAGTCCTGGAAGCATCTGGATGTAGGGGGACTTGTCTGCTCAAGGTCCCACTGTGATGGCCAACAGTGAATTTAAACCTGCAACCCTCCGGTTACAAGttcactaggccaccactgctTGAGGACATGAgccaaaggcaaggcaaggcaaggcaaatttatttgtatagcgcatttcatactcaaggcatctcaatgtgctttacataataaaacattcaattgtttaaaatcaataagaacatttaaaatcatcagtaaaatcaattaaaatcatcaacaaacacatgacatcaacaacatgaccaaaaatctctctctcaatcatatgcagtagagaaaaaaagtgcctttaactttgatttaaaaatgttcacattagatgctgacttaagctctgctggcagtttgttccacttctttgcagcataacaactaaacgcagcatcaccatgtttactgtgagctctggtctccactatctgacctgtgtccatagatctgagagacctgctggtttcatacctgactaacatctcactgatgtattctggaccaaacccattcacagatttatacaccagcagcagaactttaaagtctattctgaggctgactgggagccagtgtaaagcctgggagccagtgtaaaccCTCCCTTGAAACATGTCCATCTTTCCCGGCTGCCTCCGGACCATGCCGTAGTGGCAGGGAGACAGGGGACCCCCAGGTGCACACACAAAAGCAGAACAAGTGGCGCTGGAGAACAGGGAACTTCCAGCCGCATCACCGGAGAAGAGCGGTCAGGCCATTCTTCTTCTTGGCTTGGGCATGCTGTGCAGGCTGTGCTGGAGCAACAGTAGAGGCTGTCAGCGCCGCTTTGAACTGCGGACCCCGAGGAGCAGTTTGTGGGAATGCCCTGCGCCACACAGGTGGACATGGAGCAAGGGCTTATTTTGAATGAGGTGTGCCCGTCCGCCACTTCCTCTTATAGGGGGTCGCTGGCAGACGAACACAATttgccagccaatcaggattggcagattgaaaaaatgcttttaagGGCTGCAGATGggagtgcatcccatagtgagacatctcactcatattactcatagaaccagggTTATGCAAATAACCTAAAGTTATAATATCCTTAGCCTTAGAGATCTGTGTGTACCTGTtacactttgtgatttttattagtttcaaaaagattgaaaaaaaaaaaaatgttatttgttttaatattatcCTACTGATATGGAGAGCTTGTTGCTCCCTGCTGGTTGCACATGTGCAAAAACACAATAGTCCCCCATAATTTCTGTGGATAACATTAATCAACTGGCATCAGTGTAAAATTGCAATATAGGTTCATGATTAGATGATTAATGATTGATGAATGCTTGCATCACTTCAAGGGTTGGTTAAATGAGTGAAAACATACACTTAAAACAGGACCTAATCACGATTACCATTAAAGAATTATTATGTAAACTGTATTTAAAACtattaaatgagtaaaacaagaagaaacagATATAACATCTAAAAATCGTATAAAAGTGAagcttttttaaattgttgtttgAACCATGGTAGGGACAAAAAGAGTTTTGTGAATCCAAGCATCAGCCTGCATAGTTACTCATGATTTACTGACATTTGTGTATGCCACAGACGACCAGAGATGGCAAGTaatgaagtacaaatacttcatTATTTACTTAAGTAGATGTTTCAGGTACTTTGTACATTTAGAAGTATTTATTTCTCTGTTGACTTTTGTGTTTAGTAGATTGGCAGCCAGTGAATCATGCAgcagaaatactttttacttttacaagttgttacggtgaaatttacggttacctcgtctttgacttgaaaacacactctgcggtgataaatgatgaagaccattctggagggatgatgaagtaataaaaaatgattttattctaaactaaagaaaaaaaggtacCGACAGGATAATCAAAGGGATCGCTCCTTGGCCAAAAGGGAGATCCCTTTGGCCAAAGGGAGCAACACGAGACTGACCCCCGGACCACATTTCACACACCTTTTTACCCagttccatttcctaccctcaCCCCCCCGAAGAGGTGAGAAACAAAAGGCAGAGAGGCAGGGGGTCGGTTCAAAGGATGAGCGTAGAaaagtgtgtgtgggtgtgtgtgtgtgggagtcgTCGTGTCTGGCCGATGTGTATTGGGAGGGCGAGTTAACCAACCTTCCAGAAAGAGGAAGACAAAAGACATGGAAAGTGTACAACTTAAGACAATATATTTGAATAAGATCAAATTAATGCGTAAGCATATGAGAAAATACATGAGTaaatataattaatcaatttt
This portion of the Gouania willdenowi chromosome 7, fGouWil2.1, whole genome shotgun sequence genome encodes:
- the rbm38 gene encoding RNA-binding protein 38 isoform X2 yields the protein MTSPLLVGQLFGVPLEIMPPNTDKDTTYTKIFVGGLPYHTDDASLRKYFETFGDIDEAVVITDRQTGKSRGYGFVTMVDRGAAERACKDANPIIDGRKANVNLAYLGAKPRSSQTASPSSTFTPRHSSSPACCCSLISAPPQQHSPPLIWTTALPTAPTPQRDWNSTPTPRHHHLPPATSATTSPPARQHLPSLHPQLQPPPFTLLWLHLPRRPSSTILCTSLTACSDDGKKYDC